In a single window of the Bacillus clarus genome:
- a CDS encoding MerR family transcriptional regulator has translation MLLNQRFTIGEMAKMHNIAESTLRYYDEKGIFHPSIVDPQTNYRYYTIDQFSLLDTIKFLRQLNIPLKEIKKYIDERNPSYALNLLEKQQEMMLKKQREIEYALAKMEHKIRLMKKATKSEANQIIFKKIPKRNITAIAVAPNTTDDMFEYYIHSLQKNMKQIDDSLFSGDIGVTISKKALMQNEFQAYNSVFILLDYMPYQVHTSDEIKEGLFACSYHHGPYEETDATYKELLTYIDNKGYEVNGDSIEIGLIDWSVTENPNEQVTEIQIPVAKK, from the coding sequence ATGTTATTAAATCAACGCTTTACAATTGGAGAAATGGCGAAAATGCATAATATAGCGGAATCTACATTACGTTATTATGATGAGAAAGGAATTTTTCATCCGTCAATTGTTGATCCGCAAACAAATTATCGCTATTACACAATAGATCAGTTCTCACTATTAGACACAATTAAATTTTTACGCCAGCTTAATATTCCGTTAAAGGAAATAAAGAAATATATTGATGAACGTAATCCGTCTTATGCGCTGAATTTACTTGAAAAGCAACAAGAAATGATGTTGAAAAAGCAAAGGGAAATCGAGTATGCTTTGGCAAAAATGGAACATAAAATCCGTTTAATGAAGAAAGCGACGAAATCAGAAGCGAACCAAATTATTTTTAAAAAGATACCGAAGCGAAACATAACAGCGATTGCAGTTGCGCCTAATACAACGGATGATATGTTTGAATACTATATCCATTCGCTGCAAAAAAATATGAAGCAAATTGATGATAGTTTATTTTCAGGAGATATCGGTGTAACAATTTCAAAAAAAGCATTAATGCAAAATGAGTTTCAAGCATATAACAGTGTGTTTATTCTATTGGATTACATGCCTTATCAAGTGCATACTTCAGATGAAATTAAAGAAGGTTTATTTGCTTGTTCTTATCATCATGGACCTTATGAAGAAACAGATGCAACGTATAAGGAGTTACTTACATACATTGATAATAAAGGTTACGAAGTGAATGGAGATTCGATTGAGATTGGGTTAATTGATTGGTCTGTAACAGAAAACCCAAATGAGCAAGTAACGGAAATTCAAATACCTGTTGCAAAAAAATAA
- a CDS encoding MATE family efflux transporter, with protein sequence MEATEKLREKPIKSLFISYLIPAVLGMVLMSVNIMIDAVMISRGVGANGLAGVNVAIPAFSIFFSISLWIGMGGATLYSIALGENKLERARSIFTQSMTVAVIIVGVLAAICLWRIEDLAYLFGANEVILPYAIDYLHVLLTFGMIYVLENILSTFIRNDGNPNLAMAGLVVTAVLNIVFDYIFIFIFGWGVTGAASATILSAAIGFLVLLSHFFRKSSVLKWTKFHFEWNTVKQIMVIGFPSFTAESTVAIVTIGFNIAFVQYAGELGVASYAMVNSIHAMALLLFFGVGAALQPIASFHYGANLSERLREGLQFAVKIAVILGGVAIVIGLFLGKYIIGLFDVQSTELLELTLTGISLFFIQYVFLGYNIVYGEYFQSVRQTRKSVFIILSRGLLFIIPLLWIMPKLFGINGIWLVMPVSEVLTAIIVFTMNRMKHPVPLRMVEKEQAL encoded by the coding sequence ATGGAAGCAACAGAAAAATTAAGAGAAAAACCAATTAAAAGTTTATTTATTTCTTATTTAATACCTGCTGTTCTTGGCATGGTATTAATGTCGGTTAATATTATGATTGATGCGGTCATGATTAGTAGAGGAGTTGGAGCGAACGGTTTAGCAGGAGTAAACGTGGCTATTCCAGCGTTTTCAATTTTCTTCTCTATTTCATTATGGATTGGAATGGGCGGGGCAACGTTATATTCAATTGCACTAGGTGAAAATAAACTAGAAAGAGCGAGGTCTATTTTTACGCAATCTATGACAGTAGCAGTTATTATCGTAGGTGTTTTAGCAGCTATTTGTTTATGGAGAATAGAAGATTTAGCATATTTATTCGGTGCAAATGAAGTGATTTTACCATATGCAATAGACTATCTACACGTGTTATTAACATTTGGAATGATATACGTTTTAGAAAATATTTTAAGTACATTTATACGAAATGATGGAAATCCCAATTTAGCAATGGCAGGTCTTGTTGTAACGGCTGTATTGAACATAGTGTTTGACTATATTTTTATTTTCATCTTTGGATGGGGCGTAACAGGTGCTGCCTCAGCGACTATTCTTTCGGCAGCGATTGGTTTCCTTGTACTATTATCTCACTTCTTTAGAAAAAGTAGTGTTTTAAAATGGACGAAATTCCATTTTGAATGGAATACGGTTAAACAAATTATGGTAATTGGTTTCCCAAGTTTTACAGCAGAAAGTACAGTTGCAATTGTAACAATTGGTTTTAACATTGCTTTTGTTCAATATGCAGGAGAACTAGGTGTAGCGTCTTATGCGATGGTAAATAGTATTCATGCAATGGCATTACTATTATTCTTCGGTGTTGGGGCGGCATTACAGCCGATTGCTAGTTTTCATTATGGTGCAAATTTATCAGAAAGATTACGAGAAGGATTGCAGTTTGCTGTGAAAATTGCAGTTATACTCGGAGGCGTGGCAATTGTCATCGGTTTATTCTTAGGGAAATATATAATCGGCTTATTTGATGTTCAATCAACAGAACTATTAGAGTTAACTTTAACAGGTATTAGTTTATTCTTTATTCAGTACGTATTTTTAGGTTATAATATTGTGTATGGAGAGTATTTCCAATCAGTGAGACAAACGAGAAAATCAGTTTTCATTATTTTGAGTCGTGGTTTATTATTTATTATTCCATTGTTATGGATTATGCCGAAATTATTCGGTATAAACGGAATTTGGCTCGTTATGCCAGTATCGGAAGTATTAACAGCGATTATTGTATTTACGATGAATCGTATGAAACATCCTGTTCCATTGAGAATGGTGGAAAAGGAACAAGCATTATAA
- a CDS encoding DUF421 domain-containing protein: MLVFLCKVSFFFLLFLISLKLLGKSALAQLTPHDFGAIIFLSYLAFQAIPVNGALQAFTGMVVITCLHLILTKLSLLNKLNRFVLGHPIILIKHGDIVFENLKKSRYPIAELLSNLRVAGYPSVHEIEYAILEANGAISILPKRELVPLTPKDMNIDVSYAGLPIALIVDSQIQHDNLKLIHKNEKWLYKELKEKGVTDIKNVAFASVQETNGSFAISLKNKKSP, translated from the coding sequence TTGCTTGTTTTTTTATGTAAAGTATCGTTCTTCTTTCTATTATTTTTAATATCGCTCAAGCTACTAGGAAAATCCGCACTTGCACAATTAACACCTCATGACTTTGGCGCAATTATCTTTTTGTCTTATTTAGCTTTCCAGGCGATTCCTGTTAACGGAGCTTTACAAGCTTTTACCGGTATGGTTGTCATTACTTGTTTACACCTAATCCTTACAAAATTAAGCTTACTAAATAAACTCAATCGCTTCGTTCTTGGACATCCCATTATTTTAATTAAACATGGAGATATTGTTTTTGAAAATTTAAAGAAGAGTAGGTATCCGATTGCCGAACTACTTTCTAATCTTCGGGTAGCAGGATATCCTAGCGTCCATGAGATTGAATATGCAATTTTAGAAGCAAATGGGGCCATTAGTATTTTACCTAAAAGAGAGCTCGTTCCCCTTACTCCAAAAGATATGAATATTGATGTTTCATATGCTGGGTTGCCAATCGCACTCATCGTTGATTCACAAATTCAACATGATAATTTAAAACTAATCCATAAAAATGAAAAGTGGCTATATAAAGAACTTAAAGAAAAAGGAGTCACGGATATTAAGAACGTCGCCTTTGCTTCCGTTCAAGAAACGAACGGATCCTTCGCTATTAGCTTAAAAAATAAAAAATCCCCTTAA
- a CDS encoding YdcF family protein, with protein sequence MLKKKIMKYSLVVMTIVAVFAGVLQYHIYKHGHMNAPEDAEYMIVLGSKVNGTKPSYSLQYRIDQAAEYLKSHEKTIAIVSGGQGKGEDISEALAMKKGLMKKDIPEERIILEDRSTNTDENIKFSKSLIPANMKKGMIVTNDFHMFRAKKIAEKQGLKLDGLPTKTPNPIIIQSNVREYLAIIQYWLTNRI encoded by the coding sequence ATGCTAAAGAAAAAAATTATGAAGTACAGTTTAGTTGTTATGACGATTGTTGCGGTTTTTGCAGGAGTTTTACAATACCATATTTATAAACATGGTCATATGAACGCACCAGAGGATGCTGAGTATATGATTGTGTTAGGATCAAAGGTGAATGGGACAAAGCCATCTTATTCTTTACAATATCGCATTGATCAAGCTGCTGAGTATTTAAAGTCGCATGAGAAAACCATTGCGATTGTATCCGGTGGTCAAGGAAAAGGTGAAGATATTTCAGAAGCATTAGCGATGAAAAAAGGATTAATGAAGAAAGATATTCCGGAAGAAAGAATTATATTGGAAGATCGCTCGACGAATACAGATGAGAACATTAAATTCTCAAAATCTCTTATTCCAGCAAATATGAAAAAAGGGATGATTGTAACAAATGACTTTCATATGTTCCGAGCAAAAAAAATTGCAGAAAAACAAGGATTGAAATTAGATGGGCTTCCGACCAAAACACCGAATCCAATTATAATCCAATCTAACGTACGAGAATATTTAGCAATTATACAATATTGGTTAACAAATCGAATATAG
- a CDS encoding DUF4870 domain-containing protein yields MKGNNILSSLCYFSIFFAPFLLPIIVYFVAEDDVKYHAKKAFWSHIFPYAILFGGLALSGAFGLGFGESEGVGIAIAITYVVFILVGIYYFIWNIVKGVKVLKAA; encoded by the coding sequence ATGAAAGGCAATAATATTTTATCTTCTCTTTGTTACTTTAGTATCTTTTTTGCACCGTTTTTACTTCCAATTATCGTTTACTTCGTTGCGGAAGATGACGTGAAATATCATGCGAAAAAAGCATTTTGGTCACATATTTTCCCGTACGCAATTTTATTTGGTGGATTAGCACTTTCAGGTGCGTTCGGTTTAGGGTTCGGTGAGTCTGAGGGCGTTGGAATTGCAATTGCTATCACGTATGTAGTCTTTATTCTTGTAGGGATTTACTACTTCATTTGGAATATTGTTAAAGGTGTAAAAGTTTTAAAAGCAGCTTAA
- the nfsA gene encoding oxygen-insensitive NADPH nitroreductase — protein sequence MNEIIHKMEQHVSVRKYKQEPISKDIIERMVQAAQHAASSHFVQAYSVVYVTDEILKAQLAELSGNRHVKNCAAFFVCCADLKRLEIACEKHGTEMKHEGVEDFIVATVDASLFAQNFALAAESLGYGICYIGGIRNNPKEVSELLHLPDKVYPVFGMTVGVPDENHAVKPRLPVAAILHENEYNENKYNELLEEYDKTTNEYYKGRTSNQKNVTWTGSMSSFMSKEKRMHMKEFLSEKGFNNK from the coding sequence ATGAATGAGATTATACATAAAATGGAGCAACACGTTTCAGTTCGTAAATATAAACAAGAACCAATATCAAAAGATATCATAGAAAGAATGGTGCAAGCTGCCCAGCATGCAGCTTCCTCACATTTTGTTCAAGCGTATTCTGTTGTATACGTAACAGATGAGATATTGAAAGCTCAATTAGCAGAGTTATCTGGAAATCGCCATGTGAAAAATTGTGCTGCCTTCTTTGTTTGTTGTGCAGATTTAAAACGTTTAGAAATTGCATGTGAAAAACATGGTACAGAGATGAAGCATGAAGGAGTAGAAGACTTCATTGTCGCAACAGTAGATGCTTCATTATTTGCACAAAACTTCGCACTTGCAGCAGAATCATTAGGATACGGCATTTGTTATATTGGAGGAATTCGTAACAATCCAAAAGAAGTAAGTGAATTGCTTCATTTACCCGATAAAGTATATCCTGTTTTCGGAATGACAGTTGGAGTGCCAGATGAAAATCATGCAGTGAAGCCACGCTTACCAGTTGCCGCAATTCTTCATGAAAATGAATATAATGAGAATAAATATAATGAACTACTTGAAGAATATGACAAAACGACAAATGAATATTATAAGGGAAGAACGTCGAATCAAAAAAATGTAACGTGGACAGGATCAATGAGCTCATTTATGTCAAAAGAGAAGAGAATGCACATGAAAGAATTTTTAAGTGAGAAAGGGTTTAATAATAAATAA
- a CDS encoding VOC family protein, with product MIKGLYEAHLPVRNLEISIPFYESLGLKLYKREEKIAFFWIIEKESWLGLWEGDEYKTTYHPSLRHIAFQVGLSDLEKAIDWLHTKGVSARQDFGMEPLEPIVFPELAHASLYFNDPDGNSLEFITKLPIELPIKEKMYLSEWKKRVHFSLSHVVTPLEYHLLKYYMHLPF from the coding sequence ATGATTAAAGGTCTTTATGAAGCACATTTGCCTGTCCGTAATTTAGAAATCTCTATACCCTTTTACGAGTCACTAGGACTTAAATTATATAAAAGAGAAGAGAAAATTGCTTTCTTTTGGATTATAGAAAAGGAAAGTTGGCTCGGGCTTTGGGAAGGAGATGAATATAAAACAACGTATCATCCTTCTTTACGACATATTGCTTTTCAAGTAGGATTGAGCGACTTAGAAAAAGCAATAGATTGGTTACATACAAAAGGGGTTTCTGCAAGGCAAGACTTCGGAATGGAGCCTCTTGAACCCATTGTTTTCCCAGAACTAGCACACGCCTCGTTATATTTTAACGATCCTGATGGAAATAGTTTAGAGTTCATCACAAAATTACCTATTGAATTGCCTATAAAGGAGAAAATGTATTTAAGTGAATGGAAAAAGCGTGTACATTTTTCTCTTTCTCATGTTGTGACACCGCTTGAATATCATCTATTAAAATATTATATGCATTTACCTTTTTGA
- a CDS encoding YjcZ family sporulation protein: protein MSHGGSCASFGGGFALLIVLFILLIIIGCSCWGGGGYGY from the coding sequence ATGAGCCATGGTGGTAGTTGCGCTAGTTTCGGTGGTGGATTTGCTTTACTTATCGTGCTATTCATCCTTCTAATCATTATTGGATGTAGCTGTTGGGGCGGCGGCGGATACGGGTATTAA
- a CDS encoding RNA chaperone Hfq, which translates to MKKLQEDFYEKMKGEKGEVTVFLKSGVKIVGDIIALDRFTIFILVNGK; encoded by the coding sequence ATGAAGAAGTTACAAGAAGATTTCTATGAAAAAATGAAAGGGGAAAAAGGTGAAGTAACTGTATTCTTGAAGAGTGGTGTGAAAATAGTAGGAGATATTATTGCATTAGATAGATTTACTATTTTTATTCTTGTAAATGGAAAGTAG
- a CDS encoding HD domain-containing protein: MEHNILKVIALAEKLKYEMRHSWLSNGRQESVAEHTWRMSLMAILVQPYLDREINIEKLLKMVIIHDLVEAEAGDIPAFDTMNSRELQLNKQENEQQAILNIKRTLEGPLGEELYDLWMEFEAKETYEAKIANALDKLEVKIQHNEADIDTWLPIEHKMTFQVAKHTDFDSFLSKLQKIIENDGEKKLIAAGIDVEACKQ, translated from the coding sequence ATGGAACATAACATTTTAAAGGTCATTGCACTAGCAGAAAAACTAAAATATGAAATGAGACATAGTTGGCTGTCTAACGGTCGTCAGGAAAGCGTTGCAGAACATACATGGCGCATGTCGTTGATGGCTATTTTAGTTCAGCCATATTTAGATAGGGAAATAAATATAGAAAAGCTACTAAAAATGGTGATTATTCACGATCTTGTAGAAGCGGAAGCTGGAGATATTCCTGCCTTTGATACGATGAATAGTCGTGAATTACAATTAAACAAACAAGAAAATGAACAACAAGCAATTTTAAATATTAAACGTACATTAGAAGGTCCTCTTGGTGAAGAGTTATACGACTTATGGATGGAATTCGAAGCAAAAGAAACGTACGAAGCAAAGATTGCCAATGCTCTTGATAAACTAGAAGTAAAGATTCAGCATAACGAAGCAGACATTGATACGTGGCTCCCAATTGAACATAAAATGACTTTCCAAGTCGCTAAACATACTGACTTCGACTCTTTCTTATCCAAATTACAAAAAATCATTGAAAACGATGGTGAAAAGAAATTAATTGCTGCTGGCATTGATGTCGAAGCTTGTAAACAATAA
- a CDS encoding response regulator, whose protein sequence is MAHKILVVDDAMFMRTMIKNLLKSNSEFEIIGEAENGIEAIQKYKELQPDIVTLDITMPEMDGLEALKEIMKFDVNAKVVICSAMGQQGMVLDAIKGGAKDFIVKPFQADRVIEALTKVAAS, encoded by the coding sequence ATGGCACACAAAATTTTAGTTGTAGATGATGCGATGTTCATGCGAACAATGATTAAAAACTTGTTAAAAAGTAATTCTGAATTTGAAATTATCGGTGAAGCAGAAAATGGAATAGAAGCAATTCAAAAGTATAAAGAGCTTCAGCCGGATATCGTAACTTTAGATATTACAATGCCGGAAATGGACGGACTTGAAGCGTTAAAAGAGATTATGAAATTTGATGTGAATGCAAAAGTTGTTATTTGTTCTGCAATGGGACAACAGGGGATGGTGTTGGATGCTATTAAAGGCGGAGCGAAAGATTTTATTGTAAAGCCGTTCCAAGCTGATCGGGTTATTGAAGCATTAACAAAAGTAGCAGCGAGCTAA
- a CDS encoding chemotaxis protein CheA has translation MQTDLLNIFFEEAEEHLQSLNENVLNLEQNPADMNVVGEIFRSAHTFKGMSASMEFTEMADLTHKMENVLDEIRHGKMIVNADIIDVVFECIDNLEKMVADVQQGGTGNIDVNQTKRKLETLLNRDIVAAEGSFSQVSVEKDRVVTHEIHVTVEQQAILKAVRAIMCIEALQNLGDIQKTVPSIEEIEADAFGFEFIVYINSGEDEEELKQAVFHVSEIEKVEVKNSGSSQVVIKEKEEAEQSVIKQTETASQATNARIVKGNVKVENRSIRVQLEKIERLMNMFEESVIERGRIDELAETIQNKELIEHLNRLGDISKDIQNVLLNMRMVPIETAFNRFPRMVRMLAKDLGKKINLQITGKDTEVDKIVIDEIGDPLVHLIRNAIDHGIETVEKRRGAGKSETGTIKLEAFHSGNHVVIQITDDGNGIHKGKVLEKAIKNGIVTEDGANKLTNREVFDLIFQPGFSTVEVVSDLSGRGVGLDVVKHTIHSLGGHLIIDSEEGKGSTFRIELPLTLSIIQSMLVQTNETRYALPLGNIVEAIRIKKEDIQSLQGKDVFNYRDQIIEVKHLSVVLGEKTACEAFVSYDSQMVPMLIVRNTHRSYGLIVNAIIGQREIVLKSLGDFFAESSNHFSGATILGDGRVVLILNLEGL, from the coding sequence ATGCAAACAGATCTATTGAATATATTTTTTGAAGAAGCAGAAGAACATTTACAATCTTTAAATGAAAACGTACTGAATTTAGAACAAAATCCTGCTGATATGAATGTAGTAGGAGAAATATTCCGTTCAGCCCATACATTTAAGGGGATGTCTGCAAGTATGGAATTTACAGAAATGGCGGACTTAACGCATAAGATGGAAAATGTTCTTGATGAAATCCGTCATGGAAAAATGATAGTAAATGCTGATATTATAGATGTCGTTTTTGAGTGTATTGATAATTTAGAGAAAATGGTTGCGGATGTGCAGCAAGGCGGTACGGGAAATATAGATGTTAATCAGACAAAACGTAAATTAGAAACATTATTAAACCGTGATATAGTTGCTGCTGAAGGTAGCTTTTCACAAGTAAGTGTTGAGAAAGATAGAGTAGTTACACATGAGATTCATGTTACTGTTGAACAACAAGCAATATTAAAAGCGGTACGTGCCATTATGTGTATTGAAGCGCTACAAAATCTAGGCGATATACAAAAAACAGTCCCAAGTATTGAAGAAATTGAAGCGGATGCCTTTGGATTTGAATTTATAGTCTACATAAATTCAGGCGAAGACGAAGAAGAGTTAAAACAAGCAGTGTTTCACGTTTCTGAAATTGAAAAAGTAGAAGTGAAGAATAGTGGCAGTTCTCAAGTAGTTATAAAAGAGAAGGAAGAAGCCGAACAGTCTGTAATTAAGCAGACTGAAACAGCTTCTCAAGCAACTAACGCTAGGATAGTAAAAGGAAATGTGAAAGTAGAGAATCGTTCTATTCGTGTTCAATTGGAAAAAATTGAAAGATTAATGAATATGTTTGAGGAAAGTGTCATTGAGCGTGGGCGCATTGATGAGTTGGCAGAGACGATTCAAAATAAAGAGTTAATCGAGCATTTAAACCGATTAGGTGATATTTCAAAAGATATTCAAAATGTATTATTAAATATGCGCATGGTACCAATTGAAACAGCCTTTAATCGCTTTCCGCGTATGGTGCGAATGCTAGCGAAAGATTTAGGTAAAAAAATTAATTTGCAAATTACAGGTAAAGATACTGAAGTCGATAAAATTGTTATTGATGAAATTGGAGATCCTCTCGTTCATTTAATTCGTAATGCAATTGATCATGGAATTGAAACAGTGGAGAAACGCCGTGGCGCAGGGAAAAGTGAGACAGGTACGATTAAATTAGAGGCATTTCATAGTGGTAATCATGTTGTTATTCAAATTACGGATGATGGGAATGGGATTCATAAAGGAAAAGTATTAGAAAAAGCAATTAAAAATGGTATTGTGACTGAAGATGGTGCTAATAAACTAACGAATCGTGAAGTATTTGATCTTATTTTCCAACCAGGATTTAGCACCGTAGAAGTTGTTTCAGATCTTTCTGGGCGCGGAGTTGGATTAGATGTTGTAAAACATACGATTCACAGTTTAGGTGGACATTTAATTATTGACTCGGAAGAAGGAAAAGGTAGCACATTCCGTATTGAGTTACCATTAACACTTTCTATCATTCAATCTATGCTTGTTCAAACGAATGAAACTCGTTATGCCTTACCTCTTGGAAATATTGTAGAGGCGATTCGAATTAAGAAAGAAGATATACAATCTTTACAAGGGAAAGATGTTTTCAATTATCGTGATCAAATTATTGAAGTGAAACATTTAAGTGTTGTTTTGGGTGAAAAAACAGCATGCGAAGCGTTTGTGTCATACGATAGTCAAATGGTTCCTATGCTAATTGTTCGTAATACACATCGAAGCTATGGACTTATTGTAAACGCAATTATTGGTCAAAGGGAAATTGTCTTAAAGTCGTTAGGTGACTTTTTTGCAGAGAGTTCAAATCATTTTTCTGGTGCGACAATTCTTGGTGACGGACGGGTAGTCCTTATTTTAAACCTAGAAGGTTTGTAA
- a CDS encoding flagellar motor switch protein, with translation MPEQHIKGDADVIVLEKGNQHLTSQECDILGEIANISFGSASTVLSTILNKQVSITAPHVEMIDLYDAREIEVPHVVLNIHFTKGLDMENLLVLQQDVALAISDLMMMGTGEVEEGKELGELELSAVQEAMNQMMGLAATSMSEFFQDTVDMSPPTIQVVKLIEEMEKISDIDGNHTIVKVSFDLKIENLFNSKLVQIVSVEHAKQMVNKLLQLSDDIEQDVMDGQTEIDEKQVIEALAVKEQLTQEEKDVLGEIANISIGSASTVLSALLNQSVTISTPNVETISVRHYDGVPIPFVILNVDFVEGLKNENVFVFTKDVALTMFDLMMMGTGEVDLERELGELELSGIKEIMNQMMGHAATAMSEMFMEKMDITPPEVKFVTLKEEMVHIGKRMDWNELVQITFNIEIGDLVYSKMYQILPILEAKEMVRRLLYPMIEEEEVVEEEEIPVLIAQPIEFQEIKKNDLVYMDASILQNVEVNVKFVFGSTMRTIQDILSLHDNDAVVLDEDIDEPIQIYINDILVAYGEIVNVDGFFGVKVTKSL, from the coding sequence ATGCCTGAACAGCACATAAAAGGGGATGCGGACGTAATTGTACTAGAAAAAGGAAATCAGCATCTTACGTCTCAAGAGTGCGATATTCTTGGAGAGATAGCAAATATATCATTTGGTTCAGCTTCGACAGTATTATCAACTATTTTAAATAAGCAAGTAAGTATTACTGCCCCTCATGTCGAAATGATAGATTTATACGATGCGAGAGAAATTGAAGTTCCTCATGTCGTATTAAATATTCATTTTACAAAAGGGCTAGATATGGAAAACCTTTTAGTTCTTCAACAAGATGTTGCTTTAGCTATTTCAGATTTAATGATGATGGGAACCGGTGAAGTTGAAGAAGGAAAAGAACTGGGCGAATTAGAGCTAAGTGCAGTGCAGGAAGCAATGAATCAAATGATGGGACTTGCAGCAACATCTATGTCGGAATTCTTTCAGGATACAGTCGATATGTCGCCTCCAACGATTCAAGTTGTAAAGTTAATAGAAGAGATGGAGAAAATTTCTGATATTGATGGGAATCATACGATTGTTAAAGTATCATTTGACTTGAAAATAGAAAATCTTTTTAATTCTAAACTTGTACAAATTGTATCAGTTGAACATGCGAAACAAATGGTAAATAAATTATTACAGCTCTCGGATGATATAGAGCAGGATGTAATGGATGGACAGACAGAAATAGACGAGAAACAAGTGATAGAAGCATTAGCTGTGAAAGAGCAATTAACACAAGAAGAGAAAGATGTACTTGGGGAGATTGCGAACATTTCAATCGGTTCAGCATCAACAGTATTATCGGCACTATTAAATCAGTCGGTGACTATTAGCACACCCAATGTAGAAACGATTAGTGTGCGCCATTATGATGGTGTGCCAATCCCATTTGTTATTTTAAATGTTGATTTTGTTGAAGGACTAAAGAATGAGAATGTATTCGTATTTACGAAAGATGTTGCTTTAACAATGTTTGATCTTATGATGATGGGAACGGGAGAGGTCGATCTAGAGCGAGAGCTTGGAGAGTTAGAGCTAAGTGGTATAAAAGAAATTATGAACCAAATGATGGGACACGCAGCAACAGCGATGTCAGAAATGTTTATGGAAAAGATGGATATTACGCCTCCAGAAGTAAAATTTGTCACATTAAAAGAAGAAATGGTGCATATAGGGAAAAGAATGGATTGGAATGAACTTGTCCAGATTACATTCAACATTGAGATTGGTGACCTTGTCTACTCAAAAATGTATCAAATTTTACCAATTCTAGAAGCGAAGGAAATGGTAAGGCGCCTTCTTTATCCAATGATAGAGGAGGAAGAGGTTGTAGAAGAGGAAGAAATTCCAGTTTTGATAGCGCAACCGATTGAATTTCAAGAAATAAAAAAGAATGATCTAGTATATATGGACGCGTCAATTTTACAAAATGTAGAAGTGAATGTGAAGTTTGTATTCGGAAGTACAATGAGAACGATTCAGGATATATTAAGTTTACACGATAATGATGCCGTTGTACTGGATGAAGATATTGATGAACCAATTCAAATTTATATAAATGATATATTAGTAGCGTACGGAGAAATTGTGAATGTCGATGGTTTTTTCGGTGTGAAAGTGACAAAATCTCTATAA